A single region of the Salvia miltiorrhiza cultivar Shanhuang (shh) chromosome 8, IMPLAD_Smil_shh, whole genome shotgun sequence genome encodes:
- the LOC130997182 gene encoding uncharacterized protein LOC130997182 isoform X2: MEIKETSETSQKRVKMRDLESVFRSEGRGGNDAATPDSRVIDLNVHVGSASCVVGVDDPACVDESNNLPASEKEDMQNIDGIMKARGFDLDLNAADVSSSINESMYPCKMHEHLRSKDDSDCVSSVGPLDTKDPMRVWKGLKQNNYLSTPYGAPPVAMPKVRGRKKSSSNDVMKKKIELAKKEQVDRFARVAAPSGLLNGLNPGIINHVRNSKQVHSIIEALVRSKKDESLHSGNRKRNQIKTGAHDLSERREAMNVRGLGGQMSGLAYGDALLGRRQMSDYAFFAKSVYPNTEITRGDSDSHMGYTRSYPRVTSCCAKGNEDDRLPLKLSSSVAVCTENASCLSSEESANISSVTSLSLKAANVASQWLELLHQDIRGRLAALRRSKKRVRAVITTELPLLISGEFSSNLENDIQIINSTASHFDQATADAHSVRWSTIFGQMDKALSEEEGHLENWLNQVKEMQSHCEIGLNTNSLHHPLDQAVPPGYDFRSGTAENSDKDLAVRAAAASIYSTCNFLLSRENSPCC; this comes from the exons ATGGAAATCAAAGAAACCTCCGAAACTTCTCAAAAGAGAGTGAAAATGCGCGATCTTGAATCAGTTTTTCGCTCCGAAG GAAGAGGAGGAAACGATGCAGCAACTCCGGATTCAAGAGTGATTGATCTGAATGTTCATGTTGGTTCTGCAAGCTGCGTGGTTGGTGTTGATGATCCTGCATGTGTAGATGAATCAAACAATCTCCCTGCTTCTGAGAAGGAAGACATGCAAAATATAGATGGCATAATGAAAGCTAGAGGCTTCGATTTGGACCTAAATGCTGCAGATGTTTCGAGTTCTATCAATGAATCCATGTATCCCTGTAAAATGCACGAGCATTTGAGGTCCAAGGATGACTCGGATTGTGTCAGTTCGGTAGGTCCATTGGATACAAAGGATCCGATGAGAGTATGGAAAGGCTTGAAACAAAATAACTACTTGTCTACTCCTTACGGAGCTCCACCTGTTGCCATGCCAAAGGTGCGTGGGAGGAAGAAATCTAGCAGCAATGAtgtgatgaagaagaaaattgaACTTGCAAAGAAAGAACAGGTTGATAGGTTTGCAAGAGTAGCTGCTCCAAGTGGTTTGCTTAATGGGCTTAATCCCGGGATTATTAACCATGTGAGAAACAGTAAACAGGTTCACTCTATTATAGAGGCCTTAGTGAGGTCTAAAAAAGACGAAAGTCTGCATTCAGGAAACAGGAAGCGTAATCAAATCAAGACTGGTGCACACGATCTCTCTGAAAGAAGGGAAGCTATGAATGTGCGTGGTTTGGGAGGCCAGATGTCCGGGCTTGCTTATGGAGATGCTTTACTAGGGAGAAGGCAGATGAGTGATTATGCTTTCTTTGCGAAATCAGTATATCCAAATACGGAGATCACAAGAGGTGATAGTGACTCACATATGGGGTACACGAGGTCTTATCCAAGAGTGACTTCATGTTGTGCAAAGGGAAACGAGGATGATAGACTGCCACTAAAACTATCGTCATCTGTAGCAGTTTGTACGGAGAATGCCAGCTGCTTGTCAAGTGAGGAATCGGCAAACATTAGCAGTGTTACTTCACTTTCCCTGAAAG CTGCGAATGTAGCTTCACAATGGTTGGAACTTCTACATCAAGATATACGTGGGCGTCTTGCAG CACTAAGACGCAGTAAAAAAAGAGTTCGTGCAGTTATTACCACAGAGTTACCCCTCCTAATATCCGGAGAGTTTTCGTCTAACCTAGAGAATGATATACAAATAATAAATTCTACTGCTAGCCATTTCGACCAAGCAACTGCTGATGCTCACTCTGTTAGATGGAGCACTATCTTTGGACAAATGGATAAAGCACTTTCCGAAGAAGAGGGCCATCTG GAGAATTGGCTGAACCAAGTGAAGGAAATGCAGTCACATTGTGAAATAGGTCTCAACACAAATAGTTTGCATCACCCTTTGGACCAGGCAGTTCCTCCAGGATACGATTTCAG ATCAGGAACAGCAGAAAATTCGGACAAGGATTTAGCTGTaagggctgctgctgcttcgaTATATTCGACCTGCAACTTCTTGTTGTCAAGGGAAAATTCACCTTGTTGCTAG
- the LOC130997187 gene encoding uncharacterized protein LOC130997187, whose translation MASIRIHTSGKLLSRRPSFLPTNKPNQIFTMNTLLPTKKSPQQFPSASIAPSHHAIHPAHCEIEESIEPASDSSIKSDDPLGRIDSWLQDSVPDIVKNLKKAPLLVQIYSGFDGGIRIQTEKAKWPMARDEWRSGESKSPDGLIFVEELERERGGNGELEEGVTRAWGIVVQGKGAECGPACYLLKTDRVCAGLGLGFCTHFCLMKVNNFRDSALEQFKDSWLLQ comes from the coding sequence ATGGCGTCGATCAGGATCCACACTTCGGGCAAATTGTTGAGCCGCCGCCCCTCTTTCCTTCCCACAAACAAACCCAATCAAATTTTCACCATGAACACACTCCTGCCCACCAAAAAATCACCACAACAATTTCCGTCGGCGTCGATCGCACCATCTCATCACGCAATTCACCCTGCTCATTGTGAAATTGAAGAATCGATTGAACCGGCTTCCGATTCGAGCATCAAAAGCGACGATCCTCTGGGAAGGATCGATTCGTGGTTGCAGGATTCGGTGCCCGACATTGTGAAGAACCTAAAAAAGGCGCCGCTGCTGGTGCAAATATATTCTGGATTCGATGGGGGGATCAGGATTCAGACAGAGAAGGCCAAATGGCCGATGGCGAGAGATGAATGGCGGAGCGGGGAATCGAAGTCGCCGGATGGGTTGATTTTTGTGGaggagttagagagagaaaggggtgGGAATGGAGAATTGGAGGAGGGAGTGACGAGGGCTTGGGGAATAGTCGTGCAGGGTAAGGGGGCGGAGTGTGGACCCGCTTGCTATTTGCTCAAGACTGATCGGGTGTGTGCTGGTCTAGGGTTAGGGTTCTGCACCCACTTCTGCTTGATGAAGGTCAATAACTTTAGGGATTCTGCGCTGGAGCAGTTCAAGGATTCTTGGCTGTTGCAGTGA
- the LOC130997183 gene encoding transcription factor RF2b-like → MQDPNSKQQVSQMPPFSGAMRPSQHRRAHSEVNFRLPEDLDLGSDPFDAPAGSFEEMGSEDDLFSTYMDIEKLSAGPGSGPTDNAAAADDDADKTAASRPRHRHSNSVDSSSFLFNDNSIEAKKAMPPDKLAELWTIDPKRAKRILANRQSAARSKERKARYISELERKVQTLQTEATTLSAQLTLFQRDTTGLSNENTELKLRLQAMEQQAQLRDALNEALRQEVERLRVATGEMSTTSDTFNLTMQHLPYNQTTFFSNHNQPQAGSNESLNVQMQQFHTLQASMSSHQQHPVLSANHAQGLSDSMHQDPLGRFQGLDISNGGTHVKSEGPSISASESSSTF, encoded by the exons ATGCAAGATCCCAACTCCAAGCAGCAGGTCAGCCAAATGCCGCCCTTCTCCGGCGCAATGCGGCCCTCCCAGCACCGCCGCGCCCACTCCGAGGTCAACTTCCGCCTCCCGGAGGACCTAGATCTGGGCTCCGACCCCTTCGACGCGCCGGCGGGGAGTTTCGAGGAGATGGGATCCGAGGACGATCTCTTCTCCACCTACATGGACATAGAGAAGCTCAGCGCCGGACCTGGATCTGGACCTACCGACAATGCCGCCGCCGCTGACGACGACGCAGACAAGACCGCCGCCTCCAGGCCTCGCCATCGCCACAGTAATTCCGTCGACAGCTCCAGCTTCTTGTTCAACGACAACAGCATCGAAGCTAAGAAGGCTATGCCGCCTGATAAGCTTGCTGAGCTCTGGACTATTGACCCCAAGCGCGCCAAAAG GATTCTGGCAAATCGGCAGTCTGCTGCTCGATCAAAAGAAAGGAAGGCCAGGTATATATCTGAACTGGAGAGAAAAGTTCAGACCCTCCAAACTGAAGCTACGACTCTCTCTGCGCAACTGACTCTGTTCCAG AGAGACACAACAGGACTGAGTAACGAGAATACAGAGCTTAAGCTTCGTTTACAAGCCATGGAACAGCAAGCTCAACTACGCGATG CACTCAATGAAGCACTGAGGCAGGAAGTAGAAAGACTCAGAGTCGCAACTGGAGAAATGTCGACCACATCTGATACGTTCAATTTAACCATGCAACATCTTCCCTACAACCAGACTACATTCTTTTCCAACCACAACCAGCCTCAAGCTGGCTCAAACGAATCCTTGAACGTACAAATGCAGCAGTTTCATACACTTCAAGCCAGCATGTCAAGTCACCAGCAGCATCCCGTGCTTTCTGCCAATCACGCACAGGGACTTTCCGACTCAATGCACCAAGACCCTCTTGGACGTTTTCAAGGCCTCGATATCAGCAATGGGGGCACACACGTGAAGTCGGAAGGGCCCTCTATATCTGCCAGTGAAAGCAGCAGTACATTCTGA
- the LOC130997182 gene encoding uncharacterized protein LOC130997182 isoform X1, whose amino-acid sequence MGGVNQSPTEHRSESKKRCSMEIKETSETSQKRVKMRDLESVFRSEGRGGNDAATPDSRVIDLNVHVGSASCVVGVDDPACVDESNNLPASEKEDMQNIDGIMKARGFDLDLNAADVSSSINESMYPCKMHEHLRSKDDSDCVSSVGPLDTKDPMRVWKGLKQNNYLSTPYGAPPVAMPKVRGRKKSSSNDVMKKKIELAKKEQVDRFARVAAPSGLLNGLNPGIINHVRNSKQVHSIIEALVRSKKDESLHSGNRKRNQIKTGAHDLSERREAMNVRGLGGQMSGLAYGDALLGRRQMSDYAFFAKSVYPNTEITRGDSDSHMGYTRSYPRVTSCCAKGNEDDRLPLKLSSSVAVCTENASCLSSEESANISSVTSLSLKAANVASQWLELLHQDIRGRLAALRRSKKRVRAVITTELPLLISGEFSSNLENDIQIINSTASHFDQATADAHSVRWSTIFGQMDKALSEEEGHLENWLNQVKEMQSHCEIGLNTNSLHHPLDQAVPPGYDFRSGTAENSDKDLAVRAAAASIYSTCNFLLSRENSPCC is encoded by the exons ATGGGTGGTGTGAATCAGTCTCCAACAGAGCATAGATCTGAATCAAAG AAAAGGTGTAGTATGGAAATCAAAGAAACCTCCGAAACTTCTCAAAAGAGAGTGAAAATGCGCGATCTTGAATCAGTTTTTCGCTCCGAAG GAAGAGGAGGAAACGATGCAGCAACTCCGGATTCAAGAGTGATTGATCTGAATGTTCATGTTGGTTCTGCAAGCTGCGTGGTTGGTGTTGATGATCCTGCATGTGTAGATGAATCAAACAATCTCCCTGCTTCTGAGAAGGAAGACATGCAAAATATAGATGGCATAATGAAAGCTAGAGGCTTCGATTTGGACCTAAATGCTGCAGATGTTTCGAGTTCTATCAATGAATCCATGTATCCCTGTAAAATGCACGAGCATTTGAGGTCCAAGGATGACTCGGATTGTGTCAGTTCGGTAGGTCCATTGGATACAAAGGATCCGATGAGAGTATGGAAAGGCTTGAAACAAAATAACTACTTGTCTACTCCTTACGGAGCTCCACCTGTTGCCATGCCAAAGGTGCGTGGGAGGAAGAAATCTAGCAGCAATGAtgtgatgaagaagaaaattgaACTTGCAAAGAAAGAACAGGTTGATAGGTTTGCAAGAGTAGCTGCTCCAAGTGGTTTGCTTAATGGGCTTAATCCCGGGATTATTAACCATGTGAGAAACAGTAAACAGGTTCACTCTATTATAGAGGCCTTAGTGAGGTCTAAAAAAGACGAAAGTCTGCATTCAGGAAACAGGAAGCGTAATCAAATCAAGACTGGTGCACACGATCTCTCTGAAAGAAGGGAAGCTATGAATGTGCGTGGTTTGGGAGGCCAGATGTCCGGGCTTGCTTATGGAGATGCTTTACTAGGGAGAAGGCAGATGAGTGATTATGCTTTCTTTGCGAAATCAGTATATCCAAATACGGAGATCACAAGAGGTGATAGTGACTCACATATGGGGTACACGAGGTCTTATCCAAGAGTGACTTCATGTTGTGCAAAGGGAAACGAGGATGATAGACTGCCACTAAAACTATCGTCATCTGTAGCAGTTTGTACGGAGAATGCCAGCTGCTTGTCAAGTGAGGAATCGGCAAACATTAGCAGTGTTACTTCACTTTCCCTGAAAG CTGCGAATGTAGCTTCACAATGGTTGGAACTTCTACATCAAGATATACGTGGGCGTCTTGCAG CACTAAGACGCAGTAAAAAAAGAGTTCGTGCAGTTATTACCACAGAGTTACCCCTCCTAATATCCGGAGAGTTTTCGTCTAACCTAGAGAATGATATACAAATAATAAATTCTACTGCTAGCCATTTCGACCAAGCAACTGCTGATGCTCACTCTGTTAGATGGAGCACTATCTTTGGACAAATGGATAAAGCACTTTCCGAAGAAGAGGGCCATCTG GAGAATTGGCTGAACCAAGTGAAGGAAATGCAGTCACATTGTGAAATAGGTCTCAACACAAATAGTTTGCATCACCCTTTGGACCAGGCAGTTCCTCCAGGATACGATTTCAG ATCAGGAACAGCAGAAAATTCGGACAAGGATTTAGCTGTaagggctgctgctgcttcgaTATATTCGACCTGCAACTTCTTGTTGTCAAGGGAAAATTCACCTTGTTGCTAG